Proteins from one Prinia subflava isolate CZ2003 ecotype Zambia chromosome 22, Cam_Psub_1.2, whole genome shotgun sequence genomic window:
- the BCL9L gene encoding B-cell CLL/lymphoma 9-like protein isoform X2, protein MHPDNKLPSHGKAGSSSALAQHHNVSQAPTCNLGSKGVGAGSHGSKATQISPGSSGLKNSQNTVPNFSSLKGKVKRERSISVDSGEQREASTPSQDTESKGEVAPRSKRRCVLERKQPYSGDEWCSGPDSEEDDKPISSAHSCNVADPAMSTAPQLGPGSNPLPNLSESSASGVPHGAAPGLRSEAAGGGGSGTGKQPSQFVYVFTTHLANTAAEAVLQGRADSILAYHQQNVPRAKLDQAPSAPKVLGVAEPLPVNPPAANTPQSQPLAPQASQPQPQPPPPQPPAPPPQAISQTPLPAPSSLPQEGTSEDGRRDLTPNSLGNNSSNNQPGSNHPNTPTASASTMQPGQVDSSATPSSSLLGEGPGPGMPGNGQAGLGPRNTMNSEGLSKEQLEHRERSLQTLRDIERLLLRSGEAEPFLKSSQNAGEGGTAPQPQAAPAQPPAPPASMKKYEEPLQSMISQTQSLGGPGLEHEVPHHPGTDMGQQMNMMMQRLNQDSLTPEQVAWRKLQEEYYEEKRRKEEQISIHGRPMQEIMIPQSVGSMMMRGPPPPYHSKPGEQWPPGMGSQLRGPIDVQDSLQLRGGPPFPGPRFPGNQVQRVSGFGGMQNMPLDALGPMNAMQRPVRPSMGWSDDISPMGGPGNFPQGTLPYPPGQGDPERFMNPRAREEILRHQLMEKRPVAMQRPMGISSNSMSQGMEMERMMQAHRQMDPSMFAGQITGESLNSAPMGMDFAGTRGMLSPTMSQSGLRDLDTPMGPGNLNMNMNVNMNMNMNLNVQMTPQQQMMMSQKMRGPEMMTHQGMNPEELARVRAQNGNGSAILTGPQKMMIPSQFPNQGQQGFSTGQGSYPSLPQEIGSGSDMFSPEQGTMPVGSISGTTRLSHIPLPPASNPTPTPGGNLANMHPAPSRGLGRRPSDLTININQMNSPSVGHLKSPTLSQVHSPLVTSPSANLKSPQTPSQMVSMPPSNQSGPLKSPQVMSSSLSVRSPTGSPSRLKSPSMAVSSPGWVPSPKATMPSPGVNQSKQTLNMNSSASIGALDQGSLPTGPRSSSSAPASNTPSTMNPNMPFTSSPDPSPSQNPLSLMMSQMSKYAMPSSTPLYHNAIKTIATSDDELLPDRPMLPPGSMSGVTGNQPNQLHLNSVGPGSSQSPMGMNLPGQQPLSHEPPPTSMMSSPNPLGSNIPMHPSGPGAGVPPQNSMMLPPGPQDSLSQQCGPVPNSSQMIPSNQLVFPRMQQPHNAMPSPAGGMPMAPSAGGGPGMQQHYPPGMPLPPEDLPSQQPGQMPPQQHMMGKNIPPRIGDPYPPVLPGVASVLNDPELSEVIRPTPTGIPEFDLSRIIPSEKPSSTLQYFPKSDSQAPKSQPSNLHLMNLQNMMAEQPPVRPGMNAPSLPGQQGVQRGLSMPMCHPGQVPMLGRTGIPPQQGMMGNSMHQGMMSPQQSLMAQQNFMLMQAKQRSMSVSGEMYAQTGHMMSPQGSLMGPPPQQNLMVTHQMRQRSVSLDSQMSYIPGPGNMANLPF, encoded by the exons ATGCACCCTGACAACAAACTGCCCAGCCATGgcaaggcaggcagcagcagtgccctggcccAGCACCACAATGTGAGCCAAGCACCCACCTGTAACTTGGGCTCAAAGGGTGTGGGGGCAGGCAGCCATGGCAGCAAGGCCACTCAGATttcccctggcagctctggactgaaaaacaGCCAGAACACTGTCCCTAACTTCAGCTCCTTGAAGGGCAAGGTGAAGCGGGAACGAAGCATCTCGGTGGACTCCGGAGAACAGCGAGAAGCTAGCACCCCATCACAGGACACAGAGTCAAAAG GTGAGGTGGCTCCCCGTAGTAAGCGTCGGTGTGTACTGGAAAGGAAGCAGCCATACAGTGGTGATGAATGGTGCTCTGGGCCGGACAGCGAGGAAGACGACAAACCCATCAGCAGTGCACACA GCTGTAATGTAGCAGATCCTGCGATGTCCACGGCCCCACAGCTTGGCCCAGGGTCCAACCCGCTGCCTAACCTGAGCGAGAGCAGTGCTTCCGGCGtgccccatggtgctgccccTGGCTTGCgatcagaggctgcaggaggcgGAGGCAGTGGAACAGGGAAGCAGCCTTCACAGTTTGTTTACGTCTTTACAACGCACCTTGCTAACAC AGCTGCAGAAGCTGTCCTTCAGGGCCGAGCTGACTCCATTCTGGCCTACCATCAACAGAATGTCCCACGGGCAAAGCTAGACCAG GCACCATCTGCTCCTAAAGTGCTGGGCGTTGCTGAGCCACTTCCAGTTAACCCTCCTGCTGCCAACACTCCACAGTCCCAGCCACTGGCCCCTCAAGCAAGTcaaccacagccacagcctccccCACCACAGCCTCCAGCCCCACCACCTCAGGCCATCAGTCAAACACCTTTGCCGGCGCCCAGCAGCCTGCCCCAGGAAGGGACAAGTGAAGATGGCCGGAGAGATCTGACTCCCAACTCTTTGGGGAACAATAGCAGCAACAACCAGCCTGGAAGTAACCATCCAAATACGCCCACTGCATCTGCCAGCACCATGCAGCCTGGGCAAGTGGACTCCTCTGCCacacccagctccagcctccttGGAGAGGGCCCAGGCCCAGGCATGCCAGGGAATGGGCAGGCAGGCCTGGGCCCCAGGAACACCATGAACTCAGAAGGGCTCtcaaaggagcagctggagcaccGAGAGCGTTCCCTGCAGACCTTGAGAGACATTGAGCGTCTGCTGCTGCGCAGTGGGGAGGCCGAGCCCTTCCTGAAGTCCAGCCAAAATGCAGGTGAGGGGGGGActgcccctcagccccaggctgcccctgcccagccccccGCGCCTCCTGCCAGCATGAAGAAGTATGAAGAGCCTCTGCAGTCCATGATCTCCCAGACCCAGAGCCTTGGTGGGCCTGGCCTGGAACATGAGGTGCCCCACCACCCTGGTACTGACATGGGACAGCAGATGAACATGATGATGCAGCGGCTGAACCAGGACAGCCTGACACCAGAGCAGGTGGCCTGGAGGAAGTTGCAGGAAGAGTACTACGAGGAAAAGCGACGGAAAGAGGAGCAGATCAGCATCCATGGCCGGCCCATGCAGGAGATCATGATCCCACAGTCAGTGGGGAGCATGATGATGCGTGGGCCTCCACCACCCTACCACAGCAAGCCTGGAGAGCAGTGGCCACCAGGGATGGGCAGCCAGCTGCGGGGACCCATAGATGTGCAGGACTCTCTGCAGCTGCGGGGAGGGCCACCCTTCCCTGGGCCACGGTTCCCTGGGAATCAAGTGCAGAGAGTCTCTGGCTTTGGAGGGATGCAGAACATGCCCTTGGATGCTCTTGGGCCCATGAATGCCATGCAGAGGCCAGTCAGGCCCAGCATGGGATGGAGTGATGATATATCTCCTATGGGAGGCCCTGGGAACTTCCCACAAGGCACCTTGCCCTACCCACCAGGGCAAGGGGACCCAGAAAGGTTTATGAATCCCCGTGCCAGAGAGGAGATCCTGCGGCATCAGCTCATGGAAAAACGCCCAGTGGCAATGCAGAGGCCCATGGGGATATCCAGCAACTCCATGAGCCAGGGCATGGAAATGGAGAGGATGATGCAGGCTCACAGGCAGATGGATCCATCCATGTTTGCTGGGCAGATAACGGGTGAAAGCCTGAACAGTGCCCCAATGGGAATGGATTTTGCAGGCACTCGGGGGATGCTGAGCCCCACTATGAGTCAGTCAGGCCTTCGGGACCTGGATACACCCATGGGCCCTGGAAACCTCAACATGAACATGAATGTCAATATGAACATGAACATGAACCTCAATGTCCAGATGACCCCACAGCAACAGATGATGATGTCGCAGAAGATGAGGGGCCCCGAAATGATGACCCACCAGGGCATGAACCCTGAGGAGCTGGCCAGGGTTAGGGCTCAGAATGGCAATGGCAGTGCAATACTAACGGGACCCCAGAAAATGATGATTCCCTCACAGTTCCCCAATCAAGGACAGCAAGGCTTCTCGACTGGGCAAGGGTCTTACCCCAGCTTGCCCCAGGAGATAGGCAGTGGGTCAGACATGttcagccctgagcagggcaccATGCCCGTTGGGAGCATCAGTGGCACCACCAGACTCAGCCACattcctctgcctccagcctccAATCCCACTCCCACACCAGGGGGAAACCTGGCCAACATGCACCCAGCACCTTCCCGGGGGCTGGGCCGCCGGCCCTCTGACCTCACCATCAACATCAACCAGATGAATTCCCCCAGCGTGGGTCACCTCAAGTCTCCCACCCTTAGCCAGGTGCATTCACCACTGGTCACCTCCCCATCCGCTAATCTCAAGTCCCCACAGACACCCTCACAGATGGTCAGCATGCCACCTTCAAACCAGTCTGGACCCCTCAAGTCCCCCCAAGTGATGAGTTCCTCACTCAGTGTCCGGTCTCCAACTGGCTCACCAAGCCGTCTGAAGTCCCCTTCTATGGCTGTTTCGTCCCCTGGTTGGGTGCCATCTCCCAAAGCCACTATGCCCAGCCCAGGAGTCAACCAGAGCAAGCAGACTCTCAATATGAACTCATCTGCTTCCATTGGAGCACTGGATCAGG GTTCTCTCCCTACTGGGCCTCGGAGCAGCTCTTCCGCACCAGCCAGCAACACCCCTAGCACCATGAATCCAAACATGCCTTTTACTTCCTCTCCAGATCCATCCCCTTCCCAGAACCCACTCTCACTGATGATGTCCCAGATGTCCAAGTATGCCATGCCCAGCTCCACACCACTTTACCACAATGCCATCAAAACCATCGCCACCTCTGATGACGAGCTGCTGCCAGACAGGCCTATGCTCCCACCTGGAAGTATGTCAG GTGTGACGGGGAATCAGCCAAATCAACTGCACTTGAACTCTGTGGGGCCTGGATCCTCTCAGAGCCCCATGGGAATGAACCTGCCTGGTCAGCAGCCCCTTTCCCATGAACCACCCCCCACCTCTATGATGTCCTCCCCAAACCCTCTGGGCTCCAACATTCCTATGCATCCGAGTGGGCCAGGGGCGGGCGTGCCCCCCCAGAACTCCATGATGCTGCCCCCGGGTCCCCAGGACTCGTTGAGCCAGCAGTGTGGTCCTGTGCCCAACAGTTCACAGATGATTCCTTCTAACCAGCTCGTGTTCCCTCGCATGCAGCAGCCCCACAATGCCATGCCATCTCCTGCTGGAGGCATGCCCATGGCCCCCAGTGCAGGAGGTGGccctgggatgcagcagcatTACCCACCAGGGATGCCCTTGCCACCTGAGGAccttccctcccagcagcctggccagaTGCCCCCTCAGCAGCACATGATGGGCAAGAACATCCCTCCTCGGATTGGTGACCCCTACCCGCCCGTGCTTCCTGGGGTGGCGTCGGTGCTGAACGACCCCGAGCTCAGCGAGGTCATCCGCCCCACGCCCACGGGGATCCCGGAGTTTGATCTGTCCAGGATCATCCCATCAGAGAAGCCAAGCAGCACCTTGCAGTATTTCCCCAAGAGCGACAGCCAGGCACCCAAATCTCAGCCTTCCAACCTCCACCTCATGAACCTGCAGAACATGATGGCTGAGCAGCCCCCCGTGCGTCCAGGTATGAATGctcccagcctccctgggcagcagggtgtGCAGAGGGGACTCAGCATGCCCATGTGCCATCCTGGACAAGTGCCCATGCTGGGCAGGACAGGCATACCGCCCCAGCAAGGCATGATGGGCAACAGCATGCACCAGGGCATGATGTCTCCGCAGCAGAGCCTGATGGCCCAGCAGAATTTCATGCTGATGCAGGCCAAGCAGAGAAGCATGTCTGTGTCGGGGGAGATGTATGCCCAGACAGGACACATGATGTCACCTCAGGGCTCCCTCATGGGGCCCCCGCCTCAGCAGAACCTCATGGTCACTCACCAGATGAGGCAGAGGAGTGTCTCCCTGGACAGCCAGATGAGTTACATCCCCGGGCCTGGGAACATGGCGAACTTGCCTTTTTAA
- the BCL9L gene encoding B-cell CLL/lymphoma 9-like protein isoform X1 yields MHPDNKLPSHGKAGSSSALAQHHNVSQAPTCNLGSKGVGAGSHGSKATQISPGSSGLKNSQNTVPNFSSLKGKVKRERSISVDSGEQREASTPSQDTESKGEVAPRSKRRCVLERKQPYSGDEWCSGPDSEEDDKPISSAHSCNVADPAMSTAPQLGPGSNPLPNLSESSASGVPHGAAPGLRSEAAGGGGSGTGKQPSQFVYVFTTHLANTAAEAVLQGRADSILAYHQQNVPRAKLDQAPSAPKVLGVAEPLPVNPPAANTPQSQPLAPQASQPQPQPPPPQPPAPPPQAISQTPLPAPSSLPQEGTSEDGRRDLTPNSLGNNSSNNQPGSNHPNTPTASASTMQPGQVDSSATPSSSLLGEGPGPGMPGNGQAGLGPRNTMNSEGLSKEQLEHRERSLQTLRDIERLLLRSGEAEPFLKSSQNAGEGGTAPQPQAAPAQPPAPPASMKKYEEPLQSMISQTQSLGGPGLEHEVPHHPGTDMGQQMNMMMQRLNQDSLTPEQVAWRKLQEEYYEEKRRKEEQISIHGRPMQEIMIPQSVGSMMMRGPPPPYHSKPGEQWPPGMGSQLRGPIDVQDSLQLRGGPPFPGPRFPGNQVQRVSGFGGMQNMPLDALGPMNAMQRPVRPSMGWSDDISPMGGPGNFPQGTLPYPPGQGDPERFMNPRAREEILRHQLMEKRPVAMQRPMGISSNSMSQGMEMERMMQAHRQMDPSMFAGQITGESLNSAPMGMDFAGTRGMLSPTMSQSGLRDLDTPMGPGNLNMNMNVNMNMNMNLNVQMTPQQQMMMSQKMRGPEMMTHQGMNPEELARVRAQNGNGSAILTGPQKMMIPSQFPNQGQQGFSTGQGSYPSLPQEIGSGSDMFSPEQGTMPVGSISGTTRLSHIPLPPASNPTPTPGGNLANMHPAPSRGLGRRPSDLTININQMNSPSVGHLKSPTLSQVHSPLVTSPSANLKSPQTPSQMVSMPPSNQSGPLKSPQVMSSSLSVRSPTGSPSRLKSPSMAVSSPGWVPSPKATMPSPGVNQSKQTLNMNSSASIGALDQGSLPTGPRSSSSAPASNTPSTMNPNMPFTSSPDPSPSQNPLSLMMSQMSKYAMPSSTPLYHNAIKTIATSDDELLPDRPMLPPGSVTGNQPNQLHLNSVGPGSSQSPMGMNLPGQQPLSHEPPPTSMMSSPNPLGSNIPMHPSGPGAGVPPQNSMMLPPGPQDSLSQQCGPVPNSSQMIPSNQLVFPRMQQPHNAMPSPAGGMPMAPSAGGGPGMQQHYPPGMPLPPEDLPSQQPGQMPPQQHMMGKNIPPRIGDPYPPVLPGVASVLNDPELSEVIRPTPTGIPEFDLSRIIPSEKPSSTLQYFPKSDSQAPKSQPSNLHLMNLQNMMAEQPPVRPGMNAPSLPGQQGVQRGLSMPMCHPGQVPMLGRTGIPPQQGMMGNSMHQGMMSPQQSLMAQQNFMLMQAKQRSMSVSGEMYAQTGHMMSPQGSLMGPPPQQNLMVTHQMRQRSVSLDSQMSYIPGPGNMANLPF; encoded by the exons ATGCACCCTGACAACAAACTGCCCAGCCATGgcaaggcaggcagcagcagtgccctggcccAGCACCACAATGTGAGCCAAGCACCCACCTGTAACTTGGGCTCAAAGGGTGTGGGGGCAGGCAGCCATGGCAGCAAGGCCACTCAGATttcccctggcagctctggactgaaaaacaGCCAGAACACTGTCCCTAACTTCAGCTCCTTGAAGGGCAAGGTGAAGCGGGAACGAAGCATCTCGGTGGACTCCGGAGAACAGCGAGAAGCTAGCACCCCATCACAGGACACAGAGTCAAAAG GTGAGGTGGCTCCCCGTAGTAAGCGTCGGTGTGTACTGGAAAGGAAGCAGCCATACAGTGGTGATGAATGGTGCTCTGGGCCGGACAGCGAGGAAGACGACAAACCCATCAGCAGTGCACACA GCTGTAATGTAGCAGATCCTGCGATGTCCACGGCCCCACAGCTTGGCCCAGGGTCCAACCCGCTGCCTAACCTGAGCGAGAGCAGTGCTTCCGGCGtgccccatggtgctgccccTGGCTTGCgatcagaggctgcaggaggcgGAGGCAGTGGAACAGGGAAGCAGCCTTCACAGTTTGTTTACGTCTTTACAACGCACCTTGCTAACAC AGCTGCAGAAGCTGTCCTTCAGGGCCGAGCTGACTCCATTCTGGCCTACCATCAACAGAATGTCCCACGGGCAAAGCTAGACCAG GCACCATCTGCTCCTAAAGTGCTGGGCGTTGCTGAGCCACTTCCAGTTAACCCTCCTGCTGCCAACACTCCACAGTCCCAGCCACTGGCCCCTCAAGCAAGTcaaccacagccacagcctccccCACCACAGCCTCCAGCCCCACCACCTCAGGCCATCAGTCAAACACCTTTGCCGGCGCCCAGCAGCCTGCCCCAGGAAGGGACAAGTGAAGATGGCCGGAGAGATCTGACTCCCAACTCTTTGGGGAACAATAGCAGCAACAACCAGCCTGGAAGTAACCATCCAAATACGCCCACTGCATCTGCCAGCACCATGCAGCCTGGGCAAGTGGACTCCTCTGCCacacccagctccagcctccttGGAGAGGGCCCAGGCCCAGGCATGCCAGGGAATGGGCAGGCAGGCCTGGGCCCCAGGAACACCATGAACTCAGAAGGGCTCtcaaaggagcagctggagcaccGAGAGCGTTCCCTGCAGACCTTGAGAGACATTGAGCGTCTGCTGCTGCGCAGTGGGGAGGCCGAGCCCTTCCTGAAGTCCAGCCAAAATGCAGGTGAGGGGGGGActgcccctcagccccaggctgcccctgcccagccccccGCGCCTCCTGCCAGCATGAAGAAGTATGAAGAGCCTCTGCAGTCCATGATCTCCCAGACCCAGAGCCTTGGTGGGCCTGGCCTGGAACATGAGGTGCCCCACCACCCTGGTACTGACATGGGACAGCAGATGAACATGATGATGCAGCGGCTGAACCAGGACAGCCTGACACCAGAGCAGGTGGCCTGGAGGAAGTTGCAGGAAGAGTACTACGAGGAAAAGCGACGGAAAGAGGAGCAGATCAGCATCCATGGCCGGCCCATGCAGGAGATCATGATCCCACAGTCAGTGGGGAGCATGATGATGCGTGGGCCTCCACCACCCTACCACAGCAAGCCTGGAGAGCAGTGGCCACCAGGGATGGGCAGCCAGCTGCGGGGACCCATAGATGTGCAGGACTCTCTGCAGCTGCGGGGAGGGCCACCCTTCCCTGGGCCACGGTTCCCTGGGAATCAAGTGCAGAGAGTCTCTGGCTTTGGAGGGATGCAGAACATGCCCTTGGATGCTCTTGGGCCCATGAATGCCATGCAGAGGCCAGTCAGGCCCAGCATGGGATGGAGTGATGATATATCTCCTATGGGAGGCCCTGGGAACTTCCCACAAGGCACCTTGCCCTACCCACCAGGGCAAGGGGACCCAGAAAGGTTTATGAATCCCCGTGCCAGAGAGGAGATCCTGCGGCATCAGCTCATGGAAAAACGCCCAGTGGCAATGCAGAGGCCCATGGGGATATCCAGCAACTCCATGAGCCAGGGCATGGAAATGGAGAGGATGATGCAGGCTCACAGGCAGATGGATCCATCCATGTTTGCTGGGCAGATAACGGGTGAAAGCCTGAACAGTGCCCCAATGGGAATGGATTTTGCAGGCACTCGGGGGATGCTGAGCCCCACTATGAGTCAGTCAGGCCTTCGGGACCTGGATACACCCATGGGCCCTGGAAACCTCAACATGAACATGAATGTCAATATGAACATGAACATGAACCTCAATGTCCAGATGACCCCACAGCAACAGATGATGATGTCGCAGAAGATGAGGGGCCCCGAAATGATGACCCACCAGGGCATGAACCCTGAGGAGCTGGCCAGGGTTAGGGCTCAGAATGGCAATGGCAGTGCAATACTAACGGGACCCCAGAAAATGATGATTCCCTCACAGTTCCCCAATCAAGGACAGCAAGGCTTCTCGACTGGGCAAGGGTCTTACCCCAGCTTGCCCCAGGAGATAGGCAGTGGGTCAGACATGttcagccctgagcagggcaccATGCCCGTTGGGAGCATCAGTGGCACCACCAGACTCAGCCACattcctctgcctccagcctccAATCCCACTCCCACACCAGGGGGAAACCTGGCCAACATGCACCCAGCACCTTCCCGGGGGCTGGGCCGCCGGCCCTCTGACCTCACCATCAACATCAACCAGATGAATTCCCCCAGCGTGGGTCACCTCAAGTCTCCCACCCTTAGCCAGGTGCATTCACCACTGGTCACCTCCCCATCCGCTAATCTCAAGTCCCCACAGACACCCTCACAGATGGTCAGCATGCCACCTTCAAACCAGTCTGGACCCCTCAAGTCCCCCCAAGTGATGAGTTCCTCACTCAGTGTCCGGTCTCCAACTGGCTCACCAAGCCGTCTGAAGTCCCCTTCTATGGCTGTTTCGTCCCCTGGTTGGGTGCCATCTCCCAAAGCCACTATGCCCAGCCCAGGAGTCAACCAGAGCAAGCAGACTCTCAATATGAACTCATCTGCTTCCATTGGAGCACTGGATCAGG GTTCTCTCCCTACTGGGCCTCGGAGCAGCTCTTCCGCACCAGCCAGCAACACCCCTAGCACCATGAATCCAAACATGCCTTTTACTTCCTCTCCAGATCCATCCCCTTCCCAGAACCCACTCTCACTGATGATGTCCCAGATGTCCAAGTATGCCATGCCCAGCTCCACACCACTTTACCACAATGCCATCAAAACCATCGCCACCTCTGATGACGAGCTGCTGCCAGACAGGCCTATGCTCCCACCTGGAA GTGTGACGGGGAATCAGCCAAATCAACTGCACTTGAACTCTGTGGGGCCTGGATCCTCTCAGAGCCCCATGGGAATGAACCTGCCTGGTCAGCAGCCCCTTTCCCATGAACCACCCCCCACCTCTATGATGTCCTCCCCAAACCCTCTGGGCTCCAACATTCCTATGCATCCGAGTGGGCCAGGGGCGGGCGTGCCCCCCCAGAACTCCATGATGCTGCCCCCGGGTCCCCAGGACTCGTTGAGCCAGCAGTGTGGTCCTGTGCCCAACAGTTCACAGATGATTCCTTCTAACCAGCTCGTGTTCCCTCGCATGCAGCAGCCCCACAATGCCATGCCATCTCCTGCTGGAGGCATGCCCATGGCCCCCAGTGCAGGAGGTGGccctgggatgcagcagcatTACCCACCAGGGATGCCCTTGCCACCTGAGGAccttccctcccagcagcctggccagaTGCCCCCTCAGCAGCACATGATGGGCAAGAACATCCCTCCTCGGATTGGTGACCCCTACCCGCCCGTGCTTCCTGGGGTGGCGTCGGTGCTGAACGACCCCGAGCTCAGCGAGGTCATCCGCCCCACGCCCACGGGGATCCCGGAGTTTGATCTGTCCAGGATCATCCCATCAGAGAAGCCAAGCAGCACCTTGCAGTATTTCCCCAAGAGCGACAGCCAGGCACCCAAATCTCAGCCTTCCAACCTCCACCTCATGAACCTGCAGAACATGATGGCTGAGCAGCCCCCCGTGCGTCCAGGTATGAATGctcccagcctccctgggcagcagggtgtGCAGAGGGGACTCAGCATGCCCATGTGCCATCCTGGACAAGTGCCCATGCTGGGCAGGACAGGCATACCGCCCCAGCAAGGCATGATGGGCAACAGCATGCACCAGGGCATGATGTCTCCGCAGCAGAGCCTGATGGCCCAGCAGAATTTCATGCTGATGCAGGCCAAGCAGAGAAGCATGTCTGTGTCGGGGGAGATGTATGCCCAGACAGGACACATGATGTCACCTCAGGGCTCCCTCATGGGGCCCCCGCCTCAGCAGAACCTCATGGTCACTCACCAGATGAGGCAGAGGAGTGTCTCCCTGGACAGCCAGATGAGTTACATCCCCGGGCCTGGGAACATGGCGAACTTGCCTTTTTAA